From Trichoderma atroviride chromosome 1, complete sequence, one genomic window encodes:
- a CDS encoding uncharacterized protein (BUSCO:EOG092D4CCD): MPKNKGKGGKNRRRGTKENDDQRRELTFKEDGQEYAQVVKMLGNGRLEAMCFDGSKRLANIRGKMRKKVWINQGDIILLSLRDFQDGKGDVILKYTSDEARNLKNLGELPENAKINETDSYGQDGDDNAGFEFGADESESDESGDEKKELDIDDI, encoded by the exons ATGCCCAAGAACAAGGGAAAG GGCGGCAAGAACCGCAGACGAGGAACCAAGGAGAACGATGACCAGCGCCGAGAGCTGACCTTCAAGGAGGACGGCCAGGAGTACGCCCAGGTCGTCAAGATGTTGGGTAACGGCCGGCTCGAGGCCATGTGCTTTGACGGCAGCAAGCGACTTGCCAAC ATCCGTGGCAAGATGCGCAAGAAGGTCTGGATCAACCAGGGcgacatcatcctcctctctctccgaGACTTCCAGGACGGCAAGGGCGACGTCATCCTCAAGTACACCTCCGACGAGGCCCGTAACCTGAAGAACTTGGGCGAGCTCCCCGAAAACGCCAAGATCAACGAGACCGACTCCTACGGCCaggacggcgacgacaaTGCCGGCTTCGAGTTCGGCGCCGACGAGTCCGAATCTGACGAGTCCggcgacgagaagaaggagctcgACATTGACGACATTTGA